In the Brassica napus cultivar Da-Ae chromosome A7, Da-Ae, whole genome shotgun sequence genome, one interval contains:
- the LOC106435361 gene encoding beta-glucosidase 9-like isoform X1: MEHVLLLITILLCLAFSGRCIDAYSRNDFPKGFLFGSAFSAFQWEGAVDEDGRMPSIWDTYIRSNNAPSGDIACDGYHKYKEDVRLMYDMGLDAFRLSISWSRLIPGGRGPVNPKGLLFYKNLIDELTRHGIEPHVTLYHNDLPQALEDEYGGWIDRRIIDDFTAFADVCFRELGNKVKFWSTINEPNMSALGGYDLGFMPPEHCSPPFGHVNCSRGNSSTEPYIAVHNMLLAHASTARLYKQKYKGEQNGSVGMTCFSYWVVPFSSSKEDEMATQIAKDFFLGWILHPLVFGDYPDTMKRLVGKRLPSFSEEETKVVKDSSDFIGVIHYTTMTAAHVSTFQQGDFSADMNALVSPFGNSTLVKYDVLPWGLEGVLAYIKENYGNPPVYILENGQSTNHYSSLDDVERVEYLQAYIGAVLDSVRNGSKTKGYFQWSFMDLYEFLDTNYTYGLYYVNFSDPERKRSPKTSAF; this comes from the exons ATGGAACATGTTCTGCTCCTCATTACCATTTTATTGTGTTTGGCTTTCTCCGGGAGATGCATCGATGCTTACAGCAGGAATGATTTCCCGAAGGGATTCCTATTCGGATCGGCCTTTTCTGCTTTTCAG tGGGAAGGAGCGGTTGATGAAGACGGGAGGATGCCTAGCATATGGGATACATACATTCGCTCTA ATAACGCACCTAGCGGAGATATAGCATGTGATGGGTATCATAAATATAAG GAGGACGTAAGGCTGATGTATGACATGGGTTTAGATGCATTCCGACTCTCCATCTCGTGGTCGCGACTTATACCAG GTGGAAGAGGACCTGTGAATCCAAAGGGTTTACTATTCTACAAAAACCTCATTGATGAGCTCACAAGACATG GAATTGAACCGCATGTTACGTTGTATCACAATGATCTTCCTCAGGCTCTTGAAGATGAATACGGAGGATGGATTGACCGCAGAATCAT CGATGACTTCACAGCTTTTGCAGACGTTTGCTTCAGAGAGTTAGGGAACAAAGTGAAATTCTGGTCAACAATTAATGAACCCAATATGTCAGCATTGGGAGGTTACGACTTGGGATTTATGCCTCCTGAGCACTGTTCTCCTCCATTTGGACATGTCAACTGTTCCAGAGGAAACTCCTCAACTGAGCCATATATTGCGGTCCATAACATGTTGCTTGCACACGCATCTACAGCGAGATTGTACAAGCAAAAGTATAAG GGTGAACAGAATGGATCAGTTGGTATGACATGCTTTTCATACTGGGTAGTTCCTTTTAGTAGCTCAAAAGAGGACGAGATGGCAACTCAGATAGCCAAAGATTTCTTTTTAGGCTG GATTTTGCACCCACTGGTGTTTGGGGACTATCCAGATACGATGAAGAGACTGGTGGGCAAGAGATTGCCAAGTTTTtcggaagaagaaacaaaagtcGTTAAAGACTCGTCTGACTTCATAGGAGTCATACACTATACTACAATGACCGCCGCACACGTATCCACTTTCCAACAAGGGGATTTTAGTGCAGACATGAATGCTTTAGTTAGCC CCTTTGGGAATTCTACACTGGTCAAG TATGATGTGCTACCATGGGGTCTTGAAGGAGTGTTGGCATACATAAAGGAGAACTATGGCAATCCACCTGTCTACATTCTTGAAAACG GTCAATCCACCAACCACTATTCATCACTTGACGACGTGGAAAGAGTTGAATACCTTCAGGCTTATATCGGTGCTGTACTTGATTCAGTGAG GAATGGCTCAAAGACGAAAGGCTACTTCCAGTGGTCGTTTATGGATTTGTACGAGTTTCTTGATACCAATTACACATATGGATTATACTATGTGAATTTCAGCGATCCGGAACGTAAAAGGTCTCCGAAGACCTCTGCCTTTTAG
- the LOC106435361 gene encoding putative beta-glucosidase 6 isoform X2, which yields MEHVLLLITILLCLAFSGRCIDAYSRNDFPKGFLFGSAFSAFQWEGAVDEDGRMPSIWDTYIRSNNAPSGDIACDGYHKYKEDVRLMYDMGLDAFRLSISWSRLIPGGRGPVNPKGLLFYKNLIDELTRHGIEPHVTLYHNDLPQALEDEYGGWIDRRIIDDFTAFADVCFRELGNKVKFWSTINEPNMSALGGYDLGFMPPEHCSPPFGHVNCSRGNSSTEPYIAVHNMLLAHASTARLYKQKYKGEQNGSVGMTCFSYWVVPFSSSKEDEMATQIAKDFFLGWILHPLVFGDYPDTMKRLVGKRLPSFSEEETKVVKDSSDFIGVIHYTTMTAAHVSTFQQGDFSADMNALVSPFGNSTLVKYDVLPWGLEGVLAYIKENYGNPPVYILENAKYYNQVNPPTTIHHLTTWKELNTFRLISVLYLIQ from the exons ATGGAACATGTTCTGCTCCTCATTACCATTTTATTGTGTTTGGCTTTCTCCGGGAGATGCATCGATGCTTACAGCAGGAATGATTTCCCGAAGGGATTCCTATTCGGATCGGCCTTTTCTGCTTTTCAG tGGGAAGGAGCGGTTGATGAAGACGGGAGGATGCCTAGCATATGGGATACATACATTCGCTCTA ATAACGCACCTAGCGGAGATATAGCATGTGATGGGTATCATAAATATAAG GAGGACGTAAGGCTGATGTATGACATGGGTTTAGATGCATTCCGACTCTCCATCTCGTGGTCGCGACTTATACCAG GTGGAAGAGGACCTGTGAATCCAAAGGGTTTACTATTCTACAAAAACCTCATTGATGAGCTCACAAGACATG GAATTGAACCGCATGTTACGTTGTATCACAATGATCTTCCTCAGGCTCTTGAAGATGAATACGGAGGATGGATTGACCGCAGAATCAT CGATGACTTCACAGCTTTTGCAGACGTTTGCTTCAGAGAGTTAGGGAACAAAGTGAAATTCTGGTCAACAATTAATGAACCCAATATGTCAGCATTGGGAGGTTACGACTTGGGATTTATGCCTCCTGAGCACTGTTCTCCTCCATTTGGACATGTCAACTGTTCCAGAGGAAACTCCTCAACTGAGCCATATATTGCGGTCCATAACATGTTGCTTGCACACGCATCTACAGCGAGATTGTACAAGCAAAAGTATAAG GGTGAACAGAATGGATCAGTTGGTATGACATGCTTTTCATACTGGGTAGTTCCTTTTAGTAGCTCAAAAGAGGACGAGATGGCAACTCAGATAGCCAAAGATTTCTTTTTAGGCTG GATTTTGCACCCACTGGTGTTTGGGGACTATCCAGATACGATGAAGAGACTGGTGGGCAAGAGATTGCCAAGTTTTtcggaagaagaaacaaaagtcGTTAAAGACTCGTCTGACTTCATAGGAGTCATACACTATACTACAATGACCGCCGCACACGTATCCACTTTCCAACAAGGGGATTTTAGTGCAGACATGAATGCTTTAGTTAGCC CCTTTGGGAATTCTACACTGGTCAAG TATGATGTGCTACCATGGGGTCTTGAAGGAGTGTTGGCATACATAAAGGAGAACTATGGCAATCCACCTGTCTACATTCTTGAAAACG CTAAATACTACAACCAGGTCAATCCACCAACCACTATTCATCACTTGACGACGTGGAAAGAGTTGAATACCTTCAGGCTTATATCGGTGCTGTACTTGATTCAGTGA